AAACGATTTGAATGTACTAGTAACTGGAGCTACTGGTTTTTTAGGAAGAAAAGTAGCGCTTCATCTTGCTTCGATTGGATACAATGTCACAGGGACAGGACGAAACCAACTAGTAGGGGACTCTCTTTCGAATTCAGGGATTAAATTTAATGCATGTCATTTGGAAAATCGTGATGATATCATGATGTTGTGTGAAAATCAACATTTTGTTATTCATTGTGGAGCACTTTCATCTCCATGGGGCAAGTATAACGACTTTTATCAAGCGAACGTTATTGGTACAAAAAATGTAATTGATGGCTGTAAAAAGTGGAATGTGAGTCGCTTGGTTCATGTTTCAACACCAAGTTTATATTTTCACTATGACGAGCGTAAAGATGTGAAAGAAGATGATAGTTTACCAGAAAAATTCGTTAACCATTACGCAAAAACCAAATTTCTTGCAGAAAAAGAAGTAGACCAGGCTTTTATAGAAGGATTACCAACCATAACAATAAGACCTAGAGCTTTATTTGGTCCTGGTGATCAGGCTATTTTTCCAAGACTTATCAAGGTTTGTGAAAAGGGGATGTTCCCTAAAGTCGGGTCTGGTGATGTTGTTATTGATTTGACTTATATAGATAATGCTGTAGATGCAATCCTTTTATGTATGAACTCTGGATCTGAAACGTTGGGGCAAAAATATAATATTACAAATGGTGAAAGAGTTCAGTTATATTCTATGATTGATACAGTAATGAAACAACTAGGCAGGTCCTTTTCTTATAAACAGATTTCATATAAAAAAGCTTTTCATTTAGCAACATCACTTGAGTATGTTTCGAAACTTCTTCTTTTTGGAAAAGAGCCGCTACTCACGAGGTATACAGTTAGTGTTTTATCTCAATCTCAAACACTTTCAATTGAAAAGGCAAAGAGTGAATTAGGATATAAGCCGGCGGTTTCTGTTAAAGATGGCACGAAGGAATTTGTAGATTGGTGGAAGTCAAATGTTCATTAATATGGTAAAGATTTTTGCTTGTGGGTATTGTACACATCCAGAAAAAATTGTGAATCCAAAACAATCATTAAAACCAATAAAATTTCCAGCCACAGTTGCTTTATTAGAGCATCCAACACATGGCTATATCTTGTTTGACACAGGATATGCTTCCTATTTTTTAGAAGCTACTAGGGCATTTCCATATTCCATTTACGCAAATTTAACACCTGTTTTCTTTTCAGAAGAACTATCTATTAAAAATCAATTAAAGAAACAAGGCATAGATCACAATGACATTAACATGATCATTCTTTCTCATTTCCACGGAGATCATGTTGGGGGATTAAAGGATTTCCCAAACGCAAAAATTTTAACTTTTAAAAAAGCATATAATCACATCAAAAAACTAAGCAAGCTGAGAGCTCTAACAAAAGGCTGTTTGCTTGATTTACTGCCTCAAGATTTTACAGAGAGAGTTTCTTTTATTGATGAAGCCCCTTTACTAACTTTAAGTGAAAGTTATCATCCATTCATGGAAGGTTTTGATGTGTTTCGAGATGATTCTATCATTGCTGTTGACTTAACAGGTCATGCAGTGGGTCAGCTTGGAATATTTGTGAATCTGAGAAGTGGGAAAAAATCTTTCTTTGTGCTGATGCTGTTTGGCAAAGTACTGCTTTTGAAGAAATGATTTTCCCTCATCGTATAGCCCATTTATTAATTGAAGATATTGACGCTTATAAACAGAATATTAAAAAGTTACATCTTTTATTTAAGCATAATCATCATATTGAAATATTGCCAACTCACTGTCAAATAACATGGGAGATTGCAAAAGAGGGTATTACTTATGAATAAATCACTATTACTCAAACAGTATTTTCTTACAAAGTATGGTAGGAGTTTTACTTCTCGGGAAAAATTGCTTGCTTTTCATGACACAAAAATGAAAAAACATATAAAATTTGTTTTAAAGCATTCTACCTTTTATAAAGAACTCTATCAAGATGAACTGAACCATCATAACTGGAAATCCCTTCCTATCATCACAAAATCTGATATGATGGACTCTTTTAATGAGTTAAATACCGTCGGAATTAAGAAAGAAAAAGCTTTTCAGTTAGCTTTTGATGCGGAAGAAACTAGGGATTTTTCACCTAGAATAGGAAATGTTTCAATAGGTCTTTCTTCTGGAACAAGCGGAAATCGAGGCCTATTTCTAGTAAGCAGCAGGGAAGAGGCAATGTGGGCCGGAACGGTTCTTGCAAAGATGTTACCAAGCAGTATTTTCAGAGAACATAAGGTTGCCTTTTTTCTCAGGGCAAATAGTAATCTTTATGAGTCTACAGAAAGCGGAAAAATCAGCTTTCACTACTTTGATCTGTTAGATTCCTTTCCTAATCATATTGAAAGATTAAATCAGCTTAAACCTTCGATTATTATTGCACCTCCTTCGATGTTAAGAATGATTGCCACATGGAAGGATAAAATGATTATTAGTATTTCTCCAGAAAAAATTATATCGGTAGCAGAAGTACTAGAAGATCTTGACAAAACATATATAGAACACATTTTTCAACAAACTTTGCATCAAGTATATCAAGCGACTGAAGGATTTTTAGCTGCTACATGTGCATTTGGAATTCTTCATATGAATGAGGATTTAATCGCAGTTCAAAAAGAGTATATTAACAAGGAACTCGGAATATTTGTACCAATTATTTCAGACTTTACTAGGAAAACACAACCGATTATTCGATATCGTTTGAATGACATATTAATAGAGAGAAAGACTGCATGTCCCTGCGGGTCACATTTTTTAGCATTAGAACGGATAGATGGCCGTTCTGATGATCTTTTTTATGGGAAAAATTTATTAACAAATGAAGAAACATGTTTATTTCCAGATTTTATTAGAAAATCTATCATGATCTCATCAAATCAGATTTTAGAATATAAGGTTATACAGCGGGAGTTCAACTTAGTAGAGATTAAGTTGAAGGTAGAAAGTGATGAAGAAGTAGTTAAAGACCTTGTTTTAACTGAGTTGCAAAAATTGTGGAAACATTATCAATTAGTAATTCCACAGTTTCACTTCACACCCTATGACATCGTTACTTCGGACAAAAAGTTAAAGCGAATTGAAAATATGATGAAGGTAAAAAGTAATGATTCATTTATATAATACTGATAATTATCATACAATCGATTGGTTTTCTAAGCGTAACGGACAGTTTTTAAAAACTTACTTTGAGCCTTTAATAAAATACGAGGTTTCCCATTTTATTGAAAATGTTCATTCGGAAATTTATTTGTTAGAAGTAGATGACCTTCTTTTGCCGGTTTCTGTAACTGACAAACAGTATAAAGATTCATATGTTGCTTCACCTTACACTCATTATATTAGTTATGCAAAAGAAGAGTTATGGGAGCTAAAGAATAAGGGGCTTGAGGTGATCCTTCGCCCTGTTATCGATATGATGGGGCAGTTTCTTCGAAAGAGCAACATGAACAAAGTTGTTATTGTTAATAATTGGTTTTTATCAACAAATCTATTTGAATCAACTCTGTCTTTTAATCAAATACAGAGAATTACTGAATTTTTAGTGAAGAAGTTCCCTAAACACACTATCTTGTTTCGATCGATTACAAGGGATCTACATGAAAAAATGATGAAATCGTTTGATACAGTTGGATATAATAGATTAATGTCACGCTCTATCTACCTATTTTATCCTGAGCAAAAACTAACTAAACAACAACTAAAAAACCTCTATCAAGACGAAAAACTGATCAAAAAACATCAGTATACAATTAGAGATGCAAGTATAGAAGATTGTGATGTTATTTTGAGTTTGTATTCAGAATTATATATACAAAAGTATTCTACTAATAACCCTCAGTTTACAACAGAGTTCATACGTCATGCGTATAAAAGTAAGTTATTAACCTTTAAAGTGGTTTGTAAAGGTGAGCAAATTGTCGGTGCTATAGGATTCTTCATCCAAGGAAAGGTGCTGACAACCCCGATTTTAGGCTATAACATGAAGATGGAGAAAAATGCTGGGTTATACAGGGTTCTTTCATTCCTTATTACGAAAGAAATAATGAATAATCATTATATTGGGCATCGTAGTGCTGGGGCAGGAGAATTTAAAAGAAAACGCGGTTCCACTCAACAGATTGAATATACATATTTTTATCAAAAACATTTGCCTATGACGCATAAGTGGGGGTGGAATTTGCTCAAAAAGATAATGGATCTTGTTGTCGAACCATTAGCTAAGAAAAAACAATTTTAATCTGTTAAATAACGACTTGCTATAATTACCATCGCTACTTGTAAGAGTTATTTGTTACTATTTTAAAAGAGTTTGCAAAAAAAGGAGTGAATACCCTTGAAAAAGCAATATCTTTTACTGATAGTGGCTGTTATCTTGTTTGCAGGAGGATTTTTTTCAGGCGTTCTCTTCTCGAATATAGAACATCAAAAGCTAACTAACGATCAGTCTAAACAAACTGAGAATTTATCTAAATCTACAAAACAACCGATTTCGAAAAAAATTCCGGAAATACAGGAATCCAAACCAAAAGTATTAATAGGCTATGTTCAAGATTTTAGAGAGCCAGAAACAATTGACTTTTCTTCACTAACGCACGTTGTTTATTCCTTTGCTCATCCGACTAAAGATGGAAGTGTTTTATTGAATGGAGGAACGGAACCAACTAATTTAAAAAAGTTAGTAAAACGTGCACATAATCATAATACAAAGGTGTTGCTTGCTGTTGGTGGCTGGTACCATATTGAAGGCGGCGAATCGTATGATTATTTTAAAACGGCCATTTCTTCGGAAACTTCTAGAACTAAATTAATAAATGAACTACTAGCTATAGTGGATAGAGAACAATTAGATGGAATAGACATCGATTTTGAGCATCCACGTTTACAAGAAGATGCCGACCAATTGTTAGAATTTACAAAGCAATTGAGCAATAAATTGCATCAAAAAAAGAAACAGCTCACAATCGCTGTCTACTCAAAAATACACAGTGTAGCAGGTACAGA
This genomic stretch from Metabacillus sp. B2-18 harbors:
- a CDS encoding NAD-dependent epimerase/dehydratase family protein, whose translation is MNVLVTGATGFLGRKVALHLASIGYNVTGTGRNQLVGDSLSNSGIKFNACHLENRDDIMMLCENQHFVIHCGALSSPWGKYNDFYQANVIGTKNVIDGCKKWNVSRLVHVSTPSLYFHYDERKDVKEDDSLPEKFVNHYAKTKFLAEKEVDQAFIEGLPTITIRPRALFGPGDQAIFPRLIKVCEKGMFPKVGSGDVVIDLTYIDNAVDAILLCMNSGSETLGQKYNITNGERVQLYSMIDTVMKQLGRSFSYKQISYKKAFHLATSLEYVSKLLLFGKEPLLTRYTVSVLSQSQTLSIEKAKSELGYKPAVSVKDGTKEFVDWWKSNVH
- a CDS encoding F390 synthetase-related protein, whose product is MNKSLLLKQYFLTKYGRSFTSREKLLAFHDTKMKKHIKFVLKHSTFYKELYQDELNHHNWKSLPIITKSDMMDSFNELNTVGIKKEKAFQLAFDAEETRDFSPRIGNVSIGLSSGTSGNRGLFLVSSREEAMWAGTVLAKMLPSSIFREHKVAFFLRANSNLYESTESGKISFHYFDLLDSFPNHIERLNQLKPSIIIAPPSMLRMIATWKDKMIISISPEKIISVAEVLEDLDKTYIEHIFQQTLHQVYQATEGFLAATCAFGILHMNEDLIAVQKEYINKELGIFVPIISDFTRKTQPIIRYRLNDILIERKTACPCGSHFLALERIDGRSDDLFYGKNLLTNEETCLFPDFIRKSIMISSNQILEYKVIQREFNLVEIKLKVESDEEVVKDLVLTELQKLWKHYQLVIPQFHFTPYDIVTSDKKLKRIENMMKVKSNDSFI
- a CDS encoding glycosyl hydrolase family 18 protein, with amino-acid sequence MKKQYLLLIVAVILFAGGFFSGVLFSNIEHQKLTNDQSKQTENLSKSTKQPISKKIPEIQESKPKVLIGYVQDFREPETIDFSSLTHVVYSFAHPTKDGSVLLNGGTEPTNLKKLVKRAHNHNTKVLLAVGGWYHIEGGESYDYFKTAISSETSRTKLINELLAIVDREQLDGIDIDFEHPRLQEDADQLLEFTKQLSNKLHQKKKQLTIAVYSKIHSVAGTEIQSVVFHPEMFNYVDYVNIMAYDGQWDGEYNAANLAPYSFIENIVNYWGALFDSYKLPREKLVLGVPYYAQPEDPSIKQMSFDAIIANNPEFAHQDKAQVNGTTYYYNGIPTIEKKTKLAIDEEFGGMMIWEMGHDAPGSYSLTKAIAKLLENEKLLVRQ